In one Mycobacterium heckeshornense genomic region, the following are encoded:
- a CDS encoding class I adenylate-forming enzyme family protein yields the protein MSISLLLEMAASGNPDRTAVVCGDVRLTTQQLSDLADGGAGVVAGSNARHVAYVGTGGVMLPLLIFASARAGLAFTPINYRLSGEGIQTLIRRLPEPLVVSDARYRDMVGDAGRRTMLSDEFLAASRTATPAAEFPDPDDVAIVLFTSGTTSVPKAVELSHNNLTTYVTGTVEFGSAGPDDAALICVPPYHIAGVSAALSNLYAGRKMVYLPDFDAEEWVRLITAEHVTTATVVPTMLDRIVRVLEQGGHRLPSLRNLAYGGSKVGLPLIRRALELLPDVGFVNAYGLTETSSTIAVLTPEDHRRALAASDAAVAKRLGSVGQAVPGIELQIRDENGTVLGPGETGELFVRGAQVSGRYTGIGSVLDEDGWFPTKDIAMLDEDGYLFISGRSDDTIIRGGENIAPAELEDVLIEHPEVREVAVVGVDDPQWGQAIVAVVVPAEGAAPDPEQLRAYVRKSLRGSRTPDRVVFRDELPTNATGKLLRRELVEQLRAAPAEQ from the coding sequence ATGAGTATTTCCTTACTACTCGAAATGGCGGCGTCGGGCAACCCGGATCGAACGGCGGTGGTCTGCGGCGACGTCCGGTTGACCACCCAGCAGCTCAGCGATCTGGCCGACGGTGGCGCCGGGGTCGTCGCCGGGTCGAATGCGCGCCATGTCGCCTACGTCGGCACCGGCGGTGTGATGCTGCCGCTGCTGATCTTCGCCTCGGCCCGCGCCGGGTTGGCCTTCACGCCCATCAACTACCGGCTTTCGGGCGAAGGCATCCAGACCCTGATCCGGCGTTTGCCCGAACCGCTGGTGGTCAGCGACGCGCGCTATCGGGACATGGTCGGTGACGCGGGCCGGCGAACGATGCTCTCCGACGAGTTCCTGGCTGCGTCCCGCACCGCCACGCCGGCCGCGGAATTCCCCGATCCCGACGACGTCGCGATCGTGTTGTTCACGTCAGGCACCACGTCGGTGCCCAAGGCCGTCGAACTGTCCCACAACAACCTGACCACCTATGTCACCGGCACGGTGGAATTCGGCTCGGCCGGGCCTGACGACGCCGCGCTGATCTGTGTGCCGCCCTACCACATCGCCGGGGTCAGTGCCGCGTTGTCGAACCTCTACGCGGGCCGCAAGATGGTTTATCTGCCCGACTTCGATGCCGAGGAGTGGGTGCGGCTGATCACCGCCGAGCATGTCACCACCGCGACCGTGGTGCCCACGATGCTCGATCGCATCGTCAGGGTGCTCGAGCAAGGCGGCCACCGGCTGCCGTCGCTGCGCAATTTGGCGTATGGCGGTTCCAAGGTGGGGCTGCCGCTGATACGCCGGGCCCTCGAGCTGTTGCCCGACGTGGGTTTCGTCAACGCCTACGGGCTGACCGAAACCAGTTCGACGATCGCCGTCCTCACGCCGGAGGATCACCGGCGGGCGCTGGCGGCCTCCGATGCCGCCGTCGCCAAGCGGTTGGGGTCGGTCGGTCAGGCGGTGCCCGGCATCGAGCTGCAGATCCGCGACGAGAACGGCACAGTTCTCGGACCCGGGGAGACGGGGGAATTGTTCGTGCGCGGCGCGCAGGTGTCTGGCCGCTACACCGGAATCGGCTCGGTGCTCGACGAGGACGGCTGGTTTCCGACCAAAGACATCGCCATGCTGGACGAGGACGGGTACCTATTCATCAGCGGACGTAGCGACGACACCATTATCCGCGGCGGCGAGAACATCGCGCCGGCCGAGTTGGAGGACGTCTTGATCGAGCATCCCGAGGTGCGTGAGGTAGCCGTGGTCGGTGTCGACGACCCGCAGTGGGGCCAGGCGATCGTCGCGGTGGTCGTGCCCGCGGAGGGCGCTGCCCCTGACCCAGAGCAGCTGCGCGCGTACGTGCGCAAGAGCCTGCGCGGGTCACGGACGCCCGACCGGGTAGTGTTTCGTGATGAACTGCCCACCAATGCCACCGGCAAGCTACTGCGCCGCGAGCTGGTCGAACAACTTCGTGCCGCCCCGGCCGAGCAGTGA
- a CDS encoding TetR family transcriptional regulator → MTQARRTGRWRTGRQSKQRIIDAARERFMRDGYERATVRAIAADAGVDVAMVYYFFGNKEGLFTASALTGPQHPLHQLATLLDEGTGQIGPRLVRRFLEHWDEGDTFEPLLTLWRSAMQPLARKVLHDSLAGPIAQRVAAEFGVADAELRVELVASHLAGLAFARYQLRIEPIASAAVEDLVGWIGPTVQRYLTGSNPGLAG, encoded by the coding sequence ATGACCCAAGCCCGGCGCACCGGCCGGTGGCGCACCGGTCGACAAAGCAAGCAGCGCATCATCGACGCGGCGCGCGAACGTTTCATGCGCGACGGGTATGAGCGGGCCACCGTCCGTGCGATTGCCGCCGATGCCGGCGTGGACGTCGCGATGGTCTATTACTTTTTCGGCAACAAGGAGGGGCTGTTCACCGCGTCGGCGCTGACCGGTCCCCAGCACCCGCTGCATCAGCTGGCCACGCTGCTCGACGAGGGCACGGGCCAGATCGGCCCGAGGCTGGTGCGCCGCTTCCTCGAGCACTGGGACGAAGGCGATACCTTCGAGCCGCTACTGACGCTGTGGCGATCGGCCATGCAGCCACTGGCGCGAAAGGTGCTGCACGACAGCCTTGCCGGTCCGATCGCCCAGCGGGTCGCGGCCGAATTCGGCGTGGCGGATGCCGAGTTGCGCGTCGAGCTGGTGGCCAGCCACCTGGCGGGGTTGGCGTTCGCGCGTTACCAGCTGCGCATCGAGCCGATCGCCTCGGCTGCCGTCGAGGACTTGGTCGGCTGGATCGGGCCGACCGTGCAGCGCTATCTCACCGGCTCGAACCCGGGCCTTGCCGGCTGA
- a CDS encoding crotonase/enoyl-CoA hydratase family protein — protein MSEEANTQPVVLTEQRERILIITINRPEAKNAVNAAVSQGLADAMDRLDGDTGLSVAILTGAGGSFCAGMDLKAFARGENVVVEGRGMGFTERPPAKPVIAAVEGYALAGGTELALACDLIVASKESAFGIPEVKRGLVAGGGGLLRLPQRIPYGIAMELALTGDNLLAERAHALGLVNVLAEPGKALDEAIKLAEKITANGPLAVAATKRIIVESRGWSPDTMFAEQLKILMPVFASNDAKEGAVAFAEKRAPRWTGT, from the coding sequence GTGAGCGAAGAAGCCAACACCCAACCTGTCGTCCTGACCGAACAGCGCGAGCGGATCTTGATCATCACGATCAATCGGCCCGAGGCGAAGAACGCGGTCAACGCCGCTGTCAGTCAGGGCCTCGCCGATGCCATGGACCGACTCGACGGCGACACCGGGCTGTCGGTGGCGATCCTGACTGGGGCGGGTGGCTCGTTCTGCGCGGGCATGGATCTCAAGGCGTTTGCCCGGGGTGAAAACGTTGTCGTCGAGGGTCGCGGTATGGGCTTCACCGAACGTCCACCCGCCAAGCCGGTGATCGCCGCGGTCGAGGGCTATGCGCTGGCCGGTGGCACCGAGCTGGCCCTGGCGTGTGACCTGATTGTGGCGTCGAAGGAGTCGGCGTTCGGAATCCCGGAAGTCAAACGCGGCCTGGTGGCCGGCGGCGGGGGCCTGCTGCGGCTTCCGCAGCGCATCCCCTATGGGATCGCCATGGAGCTGGCGCTCACCGGTGACAACCTGCTTGCGGAACGGGCACATGCGCTTGGGCTGGTCAACGTGTTGGCCGAGCCGGGCAAGGCGCTCGACGAAGCGATCAAGCTTGCCGAGAAGATCACCGCCAACGGCCCGCTGGCGGTGGCCGCCACCAAGCGAATCATCGTGGAGTCCCGGGGCTGGAGCCCGGACACCATGTTCGCCGAGCAGCTGAAGATCTTGATGCCGGTGTTCGCCTCCAACGACGCCAAGGAAGGCGCGGTCGCGTTCGCCGAGAAGCGCGCCCCGCGCTGGACCGGTACCTGA
- a CDS encoding TetR/AcrR family transcriptional regulator encodes MSTAVEAARKKRGDTRTNMLVTAAEVLRERGAAGVTIDEVLTRSGAPRGSVYYHFPNGRNQILTEALRYSGEAITAAIDAAADQGAMALVRRFVELWQHLLAESDFNAGCPVVAAAIGSADDEPRLTTEAGEIFDRWRAALSRAFVADGFGQSDAESLAVTSIAALEGAVVLCRSTRSATPLQEVAEQLEFLIKAREFVCRNGVPGR; translated from the coding sequence ATGTCGACGGCAGTAGAGGCGGCGCGCAAGAAGCGTGGCGATACGCGCACCAACATGCTTGTCACCGCGGCTGAGGTGTTGCGCGAGCGCGGCGCGGCCGGGGTGACCATCGACGAGGTACTTACCCGCAGCGGCGCGCCCCGCGGTTCGGTGTACTACCACTTTCCCAACGGTCGCAATCAGATCCTGACCGAGGCGCTGCGCTACTCCGGTGAGGCGATCACCGCGGCGATCGATGCCGCCGCCGACCAAGGCGCGATGGCACTGGTGCGCCGCTTCGTCGAGTTGTGGCAGCACCTGTTGGCCGAGAGCGACTTCAATGCCGGCTGTCCTGTCGTGGCCGCGGCGATCGGCTCGGCCGACGACGAACCGCGGCTGACGACCGAGGCCGGAGAGATCTTCGACCGATGGCGCGCAGCGCTGAGCCGGGCCTTCGTCGCCGACGGCTTCGGCCAGTCCGATGCGGAGTCGCTCGCGGTGACGTCAATCGCCGCGCTGGAAGGCGCCGTGGTGCTGTGCCGCTCGACACGCAGCGCCACCCCGCTGCAAGAGGTTGCCGAGCAGCTCGAATTCCTCATCAAAGCAAGGGAATTCGTCTGCCGCAACGGAGTCCCCGGCCGTTAG
- a CDS encoding AMP-binding protein — protein sequence MARVDVSLLEVPRSEPVEDPEAYLRAAVAWHFSEDTGSPFWLRIAATLNFDPLTDINTFADLRLFPNLVNELRSAPVEDLIPRGYGSSPPLPQIFESGGTTGAPKRTVQMPDWIEQVVRWQTEDFTAGGFLPGRGFLCLMPSGPHGVGYFSRLVSARLGSIFHSIDLDPRWVKRIAARNAASDVLAYVEHVIEQARHVLRTQNVANLHTTPPLLEALARDDHTVHLVNEKIRYVLLSGAHVDADTLDLFREIFPDTAITMVFGSTMILSQAITRTGGDCGSFVFDPRTPYVVFWVLDPDTGDHVPYGQRGQVVMNHLSKGMFIPNNLERDSAVRLPGPPGQIGDSLSEVQPVTIFEGRDVIEGVY from the coding sequence GTGGCGCGTGTCGATGTGTCGTTGTTGGAGGTGCCGCGTTCAGAGCCGGTCGAGGATCCCGAAGCTTACCTTCGCGCGGCGGTCGCCTGGCACTTCAGCGAGGACACCGGGTCGCCATTTTGGTTGCGCATTGCCGCCACGCTGAACTTCGACCCGCTGACCGACATCAACACCTTCGCGGATCTGCGCTTGTTTCCCAACCTCGTCAACGAACTGCGCAGCGCGCCCGTGGAGGACCTGATTCCACGCGGGTACGGGTCGTCGCCGCCGCTGCCGCAGATCTTCGAGTCCGGCGGCACCACCGGGGCTCCCAAACGAACTGTGCAAATGCCGGATTGGATCGAACAGGTCGTCCGGTGGCAGACCGAGGACTTCACCGCCGGTGGATTCCTGCCGGGCCGCGGCTTCCTATGCCTAATGCCCAGCGGACCGCACGGGGTGGGCTACTTTTCCCGTCTGGTCTCCGCGAGGCTCGGCTCCATCTTCCACTCGATCGATCTGGATCCGCGCTGGGTTAAAAGGATTGCTGCCCGCAACGCCGCGTCCGACGTGCTGGCCTACGTCGAACACGTAATCGAGCAGGCCCGTCACGTTCTGCGTACCCAAAACGTCGCGAATCTGCACACCACTCCGCCGCTGCTCGAGGCCCTCGCCCGCGACGATCACACGGTGCACTTGGTGAACGAGAAGATCCGCTATGTGTTGCTCAGCGGCGCCCATGTCGACGCCGACACGCTGGATCTGTTTCGGGAGATCTTCCCGGATACCGCGATCACCATGGTTTTCGGCAGCACGATGATCCTCTCGCAGGCCATCACCCGCACCGGCGGCGATTGCGGCTCGTTCGTATTCGACCCGCGCACACCGTATGTCGTGTTTTGGGTGCTGGATCCCGACACCGGCGATCACGTGCCGTATGGGCAACGCGGCCAAGTCGTGATGAATCATCTCAGCAAAGGAATGTTTATACCGAACAACCTGGAACGTGACAGCGCGGTCCGACTCCCAGGACCCCCGGGTCAGATCGGCGATTCGCTCAGCGAGGTGCAGCCGGTAACCATATTCGAGGGTCGAGACGTCATCGAGGGTGTGTACTGA
- a CDS encoding esterase family protein, producing the protein MAFTGTTFKTTLYRLTVAVTAAAALPGLVAIAAGAPPVRAFSGVPVEQLRVPSQAMGRDIPVEFESGAPGSHALYLLDTMEAADDVNGWDRDTAAFDWYQGSGLSVVMPVGGMSSFYSDWYQPAVGNGGTHTYKWETFLTQELPPWLAANRNVAPNGNAVVGASMGGSSALILAAYHPQQFAYAGSMSGFLNLSNGKWPGLVNIAMHYDGGFSSDAMWGPASDPAWARNDPTVNVARLVANNTRIWVYCGNGNPTDIDASTANVGGLGTLEGLAIDSNRAFEDAYVANGGKNGVFNFLPGIHTWNHWGQQLQQMKPDLQRVLGAKPTTT; encoded by the coding sequence ATAGCGTTCACGGGCACGACCTTCAAGACCACCCTGTATCGACTAACGGTCGCTGTCACGGCGGCCGCGGCGCTGCCCGGGCTTGTCGCGATCGCGGCCGGTGCACCACCGGTCCGGGCATTCTCCGGCGTCCCGGTCGAACAACTGCGGGTGCCCTCGCAGGCGATGGGCCGTGACATCCCGGTCGAGTTCGAAAGCGGCGCTCCCGGGTCGCATGCGCTCTACCTGCTCGACACCATGGAGGCCGCCGACGACGTCAACGGCTGGGACCGCGACACCGCGGCGTTCGACTGGTACCAGGGATCGGGGCTGTCGGTTGTCATGCCGGTGGGCGGCATGTCCAGTTTCTACAGCGACTGGTATCAGCCCGCGGTGGGCAACGGCGGGACCCACACCTATAAGTGGGAAACCTTCCTGACTCAAGAACTTCCGCCGTGGCTGGCGGCCAACAGAAACGTCGCGCCGAACGGCAACGCCGTGGTCGGGGCATCGATGGGCGGCTCGTCGGCGCTGATACTGGCGGCCTATCACCCACAACAGTTCGCCTACGCCGGCTCGATGTCGGGCTTTTTGAATCTGTCCAACGGCAAGTGGCCGGGCTTGGTGAACATCGCGATGCACTACGACGGCGGGTTCAGCTCGGACGCCATGTGGGGGCCGGCCAGCGACCCGGCCTGGGCGCGCAACGATCCGACGGTCAACGTCGCACGGCTGGTCGCCAACAACACCCGGATCTGGGTTTACTGCGGCAACGGCAACCCGACGGACATTGATGCCAGCACCGCCAACGTCGGCGGCCTGGGCACGCTCGAGGGGTTGGCGATCGACAGCAACCGGGCCTTCGAAGATGCCTATGTCGCCAACGGCGGCAAGAACGGCGTGTTCAATTTCTTGCCCGGAATCCACACCTGGAACCACTGGGGCCAACAGCTGCAGCAGATGAAGCCTGACCTGCAACGCGTGCTCGGCGCCAAACCGACCACCACGTGA
- a CDS encoding aldehyde dehydrogenase: MTDSLKTEYDKLFIGGTWTQPSTPDVIEVRCPATGEYVGKVPLAAAADVDAAVAAARKAFDTGPWPSTPPAQRAAVLAAAVKLMEDRKELFTGLLAAETGQPPTIIETMHWAGSMGSLTFFAGAADKVKWTETRNGAYGQTIVSREPMGVVGAIVAWNVPLFLAVNKLGPALLAGCTVVLKPAAETPLSANALAEVLVEAGLSEGVLSVVPGGADTGQSLTSNPGVDMFTFTGSSAVGREVGKRAADMLKPCTLELGGKSAAIILEDVDLTAAVPMLVFSGVMNTGQGCVNQTRILAPRSRYDEIVEAVSNFVQSLPVGLPSDPAAQIGPLISEKQRSRVEGYIAKGIEEGARLVCGGGRPEGLDSGYFVQPTVFADVDNKMTIAQEEIFGPVLCIIPYETEEDAIAIANDSVYGLAGSVWTTDVPKGIEISQKIRTGTYGINWYAFDPGSPFGGYKNSGIGRENGPEGVEHFCQLKSVLLPMGYTIDG; the protein is encoded by the coding sequence ATGACCGACAGCCTGAAGACCGAATACGACAAGCTGTTCATCGGCGGCACGTGGACCCAGCCGTCGACTCCAGACGTTATCGAGGTGCGCTGCCCGGCCACCGGAGAGTACGTCGGCAAGGTGCCGCTGGCCGCCGCCGCGGACGTCGACGCCGCCGTCGCCGCTGCCCGCAAGGCGTTCGACACCGGCCCGTGGCCGTCCACCCCGCCGGCACAGCGCGCCGCCGTGCTCGCGGCCGCGGTCAAGCTGATGGAAGACCGCAAGGAACTGTTCACCGGGCTGCTCGCCGCCGAGACCGGCCAGCCGCCGACGATCATCGAAACCATGCACTGGGCCGGATCCATGGGGTCGCTGACCTTCTTCGCCGGCGCGGCGGACAAGGTCAAGTGGACCGAGACCCGCAACGGTGCCTACGGGCAAACCATCGTGAGCCGCGAGCCGATGGGTGTGGTCGGCGCGATCGTCGCATGGAACGTGCCGTTGTTCTTGGCGGTCAACAAGCTCGGACCCGCATTGCTCGCCGGCTGCACCGTCGTGCTCAAACCGGCCGCCGAAACTCCGCTATCGGCCAACGCATTGGCCGAGGTCCTCGTTGAAGCCGGCCTGTCTGAAGGGGTGCTGTCGGTGGTGCCCGGTGGGGCAGACACCGGCCAATCCCTTACGTCCAACCCGGGCGTCGACATGTTCACCTTCACCGGGAGCTCGGCGGTGGGCCGGGAAGTCGGCAAGCGCGCGGCCGACATGCTCAAGCCGTGCACGCTCGAACTCGGCGGCAAGTCGGCGGCCATCATTCTCGAGGACGTTGACCTGACCGCCGCGGTGCCAATGCTGGTGTTCTCGGGCGTGATGAACACGGGCCAAGGCTGTGTCAACCAGACCCGCATTCTGGCGCCGCGCTCCCGGTACGACGAAATCGTGGAAGCGGTAAGCAATTTCGTGCAATCGCTGCCGGTGGGGCTCCCCTCGGACCCCGCCGCCCAGATCGGGCCGTTGATTTCGGAGAAGCAGCGCAGCCGAGTCGAGGGCTACATCGCCAAGGGCATCGAAGAAGGGGCGCGGCTGGTTTGCGGCGGCGGCCGACCGGAGGGGCTCGACAGCGGCTACTTTGTGCAGCCCACGGTGTTCGCCGATGTCGACAACAAGATGACGATCGCCCAGGAGGAAATCTTCGGACCCGTGCTGTGCATCATCCCGTATGAGACCGAGGAGGATGCGATCGCCATCGCCAACGATTCGGTGTACGGCCTGGCCGGCAGCGTCTGGACCACCGATGTGCCGAAAGGCATTGAGATCTCCCAGAAGATCCGCACCGGTACCTATGGCATCAACTGGTACGCGTTCGACCCCGGCTCACCGTTCGGTGGTTACAAAAACTCCGGCATTGGGCGCGAAAACGGGCCCGAAGGCGTCGAGCACTTCTGCCAGCTCAAGAGTGTGCTGCTGCCGATGGGCTACACGATCGACGGCTGA
- a CDS encoding nuclear transport factor 2 family protein gives MPDLPPITLDSDVDAADRTSAIDFINRVNLLFDAWDIDAMVEAFLPDSVTYHTHGVNRGRAEMRSFFQRAYPYSVPGVSRLATNPIVDRDGEGVIVRYHNLLVRYAPPDAVPGMITAEVVGSPDELPAIWVYSAMTDRLRRTDRGWRIFERYVGPTTMNDRLRPITCDPAYFDPCLPRAVAR, from the coding sequence ATGCCGGACTTGCCGCCCATCACCCTGGATAGCGATGTCGATGCCGCCGACCGGACAAGCGCAATCGACTTCATCAACCGTGTCAACTTGCTCTTCGACGCCTGGGATATCGACGCGATGGTCGAGGCCTTCCTCCCGGACAGCGTCACGTACCACACTCACGGCGTCAATCGGGGCCGGGCGGAAATGCGAAGCTTCTTCCAGCGGGCATACCCATACAGCGTCCCGGGCGTCAGCAGGCTGGCGACCAATCCGATCGTCGATCGTGACGGCGAGGGTGTCATCGTTCGCTACCACAACCTTCTCGTGCGCTATGCGCCCCCGGACGCCGTGCCCGGCATGATCACCGCCGAGGTGGTTGGGAGCCCCGATGAACTGCCCGCGATCTGGGTGTACTCCGCCATGACGGACCGGCTGCGCCGGACCGATCGGGGATGGCGCATCTTCGAACGTTACGTGGGGCCGACCACCATGAATGACCGGTTGCGCCCGATCACTTGCGACCCTGCCTATTTCGACCCGTGCCTCCCCAGGGCGGTAGCACGGTGA
- a CDS encoding methyltransferase family protein translates to MVADTRERRLWWRQLISILVFPVTMTLVIPTLIGNAAGLRAPELGAAPTFGLVTVGGLLIAGGLGLWTWTVVLFHRVGKGTLGVGDVMGEPVNLVVRGPYRHVRNPMITGVLCILLGEAALTASGWLLLWFAIFLTFQAIAIRFWEEPHLIRRYGSEYLDYRRHVPRWIPRLSAWAPTE, encoded by the coding sequence ATGGTGGCGGACACGCGTGAACGACGGCTTTGGTGGCGGCAGCTGATTTCGATCCTGGTTTTCCCGGTGACGATGACGCTCGTCATACCCACGCTGATCGGGAATGCGGCCGGCCTGCGGGCACCGGAACTCGGTGCTGCGCCGACGTTCGGATTGGTGACGGTCGGCGGCTTGCTGATCGCCGGTGGGTTGGGTCTGTGGACCTGGACGGTGGTGCTGTTCCACCGAGTGGGCAAGGGCACGCTCGGGGTGGGCGACGTGATGGGCGAGCCGGTCAACCTCGTCGTACGCGGGCCGTACCGGCACGTGCGCAACCCGATGATCACCGGGGTGCTGTGCATCCTGCTCGGGGAGGCGGCCCTCACCGCGTCCGGCTGGCTGCTGCTCTGGTTCGCGATCTTCTTAACGTTCCAGGCGATCGCCATCCGGTTCTGGGAAGAGCCCCATCTCATCCGGCGCTACGGCAGTGAATACCTCGATTACCGCCGGCACGTGCCCCGCTGGATCCCACGGCTGTCGGCGTGGGCGCCAACCGAATAG
- a CDS encoding aldehyde dehydrogenase family protein, translating to MVYLDALGPNGPYRTRNRQTITSTAGVPVAELSIAPPLYVSRSIGAQRKTQPLPVRQRRTALADAADAFRCAVIAGLDFDTYVERASAVSGLPIAVTRAGAHRVAHVVTSAIDAVRPACPTGAALDWREPRIRHGGAVWTRRGDVFAVHASGNGPGIHASWPQALALGYRVAVRPSRREPFTAHRLVHALRTSGFRPEDATYLPTEHGGADEIIRSADLAMVYGDQHVVDKYATDPTVFVNGPGRSKMLITAEQDWRDYLDVVVDSIANQGGMACVNTTAVLYEGDPTALAGAIADRLSTIEPLPTEDERALLPTRSIDKAGQLADFLAAKAAGTIPVLGADQVVAPLGNGRAALRPAVHLMAAPDVDTLNTELPFPCVWVSPWSRRDDMAALRRSLVVTAITSDEALVDELLAEPTIANVYWGRHPTSYEAPEIPHDGFLADFLMRNKGFIRD from the coding sequence CTGGTATACCTAGACGCACTCGGACCGAACGGCCCGTACCGGACGCGGAACCGCCAGACCATCACCAGCACAGCCGGTGTGCCAGTTGCCGAGCTGAGTATTGCTCCACCGCTCTATGTTTCGCGCAGCATTGGAGCACAGCGCAAAACGCAGCCGCTGCCTGTCAGGCAGCGTCGCACCGCCCTTGCTGACGCCGCCGACGCATTCCGCTGCGCCGTGATCGCCGGACTGGATTTCGACACCTATGTCGAACGTGCCAGCGCTGTTTCGGGGCTGCCGATCGCGGTGACCCGTGCCGGTGCGCACCGGGTCGCCCACGTCGTCACGTCGGCAATCGATGCCGTGCGGCCGGCATGCCCCACCGGGGCAGCACTGGACTGGCGCGAGCCCCGCATCCGTCACGGCGGCGCCGTCTGGACCCGGCGCGGCGACGTCTTCGCCGTGCACGCCTCAGGAAACGGCCCCGGCATCCACGCCTCGTGGCCCCAGGCGCTCGCGCTGGGATACCGGGTGGCGGTCCGCCCGTCGCGCCGTGAGCCGTTCACCGCGCATAGGCTCGTCCATGCCCTGCGCACCAGCGGATTTCGGCCCGAAGATGCGACGTATCTGCCGACCGAGCATGGGGGAGCCGACGAGATCATCCGGTCGGCCGACCTGGCGATGGTCTACGGCGATCAGCACGTTGTCGACAAATACGCGACCGACCCCACGGTGTTTGTCAACGGGCCGGGTCGCAGCAAGATGTTGATCACCGCCGAGCAAGATTGGCGCGATTACCTCGACGTCGTGGTCGACTCGATCGCCAACCAGGGCGGGATGGCGTGCGTCAACACCACCGCCGTGCTCTATGAAGGCGATCCCACTGCACTGGCGGGCGCGATCGCCGATCGTTTGTCGACGATCGAACCGCTACCGACCGAGGACGAGCGGGCGCTTCTGCCCACCCGGAGCATCGACAAGGCCGGCCAACTGGCGGACTTTCTGGCGGCCAAGGCCGCTGGAACGATCCCGGTGCTCGGCGCCGACCAGGTGGTCGCCCCGCTGGGCAATGGCCGCGCCGCGTTGCGCCCCGCCGTGCACCTGATGGCCGCGCCCGATGTCGACACGCTCAACACCGAACTGCCGTTCCCGTGCGTGTGGGTGTCGCCGTGGTCGCGCCGCGACGATATGGCAGCACTGCGGCGCTCACTGGTCGTCACCGCCATCACCAGCGACGAAGCCCTGGTCGACGAGCTGCTGGCCGAGCCGACCATCGCCAACGTTTACTGGGGCCGCCATCCCACCTCCTACGAGGCACCCGAAATCCCGCACGACGGGTTCCTGGCGGACTTTCTGATGCGCAATAAGGGTTTCATCCGCGACTGA
- a CDS encoding polysaccharide deacetylase family protein: MHPSWSVNAPALRPLVDSGQVQVANHTWSHPYLTRIGLNAVADQIRRNADFLRCTYGVDGTPYFRPPYGVHNADIDRVAADHGYTTITLWSSSLGDSAPETEASLIANAGKAFQPQQIVLAHANLPTITHCYPQLLDLIHSRNLQTVTLNDVAA, translated from the coding sequence ATTCACCCGTCGTGGTCGGTCAACGCACCCGCGCTGCGGCCACTGGTTGACTCCGGGCAAGTCCAGGTGGCCAACCACACCTGGTCGCACCCCTACCTCACCCGCATCGGGCTGAACGCGGTGGCCGACCAGATTCGCCGCAACGCCGACTTCCTGAGATGCACCTACGGCGTGGACGGCACCCCTTACTTCCGGCCACCCTACGGTGTGCACAACGCTGACATCGACCGGGTCGCCGCCGACCACGGCTACACGACGATCACGCTGTGGAGCTCCAGCCTCGGCGACTCCGCTCCTGAGACCGAAGCCAGCCTCATAGCCAACGCCGGCAAGGCTTTTCAGCCACAGCAGATCGTGCTGGCGCACGCCAACCTACCCACTATCACGCACTGTTACCCGCAGCTGCTGGATCTCATCCACAGCCGCAATCTGCAGACGGTGACCCTCAACGATGTCGCCGCCTGA